The window TTAAGTCACCAGTTAGCATTGTTCTTGATCACACATTAAAAAGTCACTTTTGATTGTGGTACTTGGTCACAAACGCAGTCCTTGTCCTTTGAGCATGAAAGCGATTGAGCTGTAAAATCTTATACTATCTATTATGTTTTATTTCACCTTCCTTTCTAGTTTACTCCGAAAAATTACTTATATTTCTATAATTGTAAGCTTCTAACTTTAAAACTTTTCATTTACCTTTAATGACAAGCTATTATAGCTTACAGAAATGTCGTGAAACATCACTTTATAAAATGAAGTAAAGAGAGTATtggatttttgttcttttctgtGGGAAATTTTGGTAATGCCCTAAAGAAACTTTATTGTGCAGAGTAAGAACACACTATTTTGAGATTTGTTCACTTTCACCAAAAGAACAGGGAAAAAAGATAGAGATTGCTATTTGAAGAAATGAAGTAGACGGGAAAGGAGATGAACACAAATATGAACGAAAAATAATTTACTTGCATGGGGTTGCATAACCAATATCAAATTGTCAACTGTTAAATTAACCTGATTTAATGTAAAAACCCGGAGGAAGTAAATTTCACCCCACACGAGCCCTTAATGCAATGCACTAGCACAAAGTGCCTTGGTAAGACTGTCAATCATACACAACAGAACTTTGCAAAGTGGCCTGGTCAAAGAAACAAGTAAAACCAAAGAAGAAAACCATGATAAACTCAAGAGACGACAGTGAATAACTGAAAAGTTTATTCATCCTAAAGTGAAGAAGTTTACAGCTAATCCTAGCAAACAATGTACTTTTTAATATGAGCTTATGACAACCAGAAACTGAACGCCAGCTTAAATTCAAATGGTCTTATCTTTTAATCCTTCGAGCATTGTCAACACTAATCTCTGCCATAACAGGGCACATATAAGTAACTGAACATTGCCCAAAGTTCCTAACTACTGCTGTATAATCATAGATTACATAGGAAGTCCTTGTGGAGGAGCAAATGCAGGTGCTTTAGGCGTGTGCTTGTCCACGACAATGGCTTGTGTAGTGAGTACAACTCCTGCAACTGAAGCTGCATTCTGCAAGGCACATCTTGTTACCATGGCTGGATCAATGACACCAGCTTCTACTAAGTTCTCATACTTGTCGGTCATTGCATTGTAACCCATCTTCCATTTGCTTGCCTTTATCTTCTCCACAACTACTTCCCCTTCAACCCCAGCATTTTGGGCTATCAAAGATGCCGGAGCTACTAATGCCTGCATgcacaaataaaaatattttttttaaaaaatatgtatTGCTTTTCGTAAGAGATTCATCCAAATGCACACTGTTCAATAAGCATTCACTAGTTACAATCTTTTCCTTTCTCACATGGATTTTGTCCAATAAGAAATCATAATAAAGGACAACAAAATgctaaaagaataaataaataaaaaaacagagTAAGCTCCTGTATATGCAGGAAGTGCTCTGCACAGTTATGTCTAATTGGATGTTATCCTGTGTCGTCAGTGCTTTCCCGTCCCTAAATCCAAATTGATACCACCCGAACTGATCATCTAGTACTATCACTGTATGTTCCCAATTAGATTGTGTCCAAGATAAATGCTCAGCCCCTAATACTTTGCAAGTTCTTGATCCTCCAGAGGATAATGAGTCGGTTGGCTCTTAGTATACCCTCCCAGTGTTAGCGATATAGCACAACTCCATTTTGCTATAGAAGGGTTGCTAGTGCCTACCAAGTCAAGTGACACTATTCAGCTGATTCTCTAGCTCAGATATCGAACAGATTATGACTTGGAAGTTCTAGAATACAGTTATTAGCTTACCAGTCAATTATATTGGGAACGGTTACATTGCCATAAAAGACTAAACCAAGGTGCCATAATAATATACTAGGTACCCGCAACTTCAACTTCAATACATACCCACAAAAATAGAATGAATAAAATGAAAGATTTCTTAATAGGAGTAAATTGAACATAATTTACCTTCTGCACAATGTCAGCCCCCAACTTCTCATCTGGATCTTCAAGATTGTCCTTAATGGCAGGGACATAAGTTGATAGATGAACCAAAGCAGCACCACCACCAGGTACAATTCCCTCTTCAATTGCAGCAAAAGTTGCATGTTTCGCATCCTCAATTCGAAGCTTGCGGTCCTCGAGCTCAGCTTCTGTTGCAGCTCCAACCTTTATGACAGCAACACCTCCAGACAACTTGGCAATTCTCTCAGCAAGTTTTTCTGAGTCAGATATTGAATCGGTCATGTCCAACTCCTTCTTAAGCTGAGAAATCCTAGTCTGTATCTCGTCCTTTGACGCATCATCAGCAAGAATGGTTGTTGAGTCCTTGGAGATGGTCACCTTTCTAGCAAAACCTAGTGCTTCAACTGGGGTATTTTCAACAAGCATACCCAATTCAGTAGCCTGGTACTCTGCTCCTGAAAATATACACAAGCAGCACGTTAGAAATTGTTTCTACTTAAAACAGAATTGCTAAATAAGCTGAGAGGAAAATCGTATAAATCCAAGGATAGGGAAATTAAGCATTATCTAAGAATTGTGTTGGCTAAACTTCCCACCAGTATCAGCTACAACTTCCTCCTTTCCTCATCACACACACATTCGacatggaaaagaaaaaaaacaagggAGGAAAAGATACTATAGTGCCTTCATTTATCTAGTTCAAGAATCTTTTTGAAGACAATTATCTAGTTCAAGATTATGCCTGACAAAACACAAACAGCTGTGAAACTAGTTTACTCTAACAAATTTGTGGGAAGTGGTACaattaagtcaagcaagttggaCTACCTGTTACAATGGCAATATCTTGGAGAAGAGCTTTCCTCCTTTGCCCAAAACCAGGTGCTCTGATGGCAGCAACATTCAGTACACCTCGCAGCTTGTTCACAACAAGAGTAGCCAAAGCTTCTCCAGTTAAGTCTCCAGCTATAATGAGCAGAGGGGCTCGTAATTCAGTTGACTTCTCCAAGAGGGGCATAATATCCTTGATTGCTGAAATCTCCTGATCTGTAACCAGCACTCTAGCATTCTCAAATTCTACAATTAATTTCTCCTGGTTGGTCATGAATTGTGGGGAGATATATCCCTTATCAATCTGCAAAAAGACAGAGCAAAGTATTAGTTAGAGTTAGACATATATTTGATAACCCTCATTCAACTCAGACCCCACGTCATCTAAACCTAGGATCTACCACTGATTACAGGTGAACTACCAACGATATAGAAAAAACAGTAGAGAACACATTCTCATCTAAGTAGGTAAATACCTCCATTCCCTCTTCAACATGAACAGTTGTTTCAAAGGAAGAGGATGACTCGATTGTTAGAACACCATCAGGACCAACTTTATCAATTGCATCAGCAATCATGGTTCCAATGTCATCATCATTTCCAGCAGAGATAGAAGCAATAGCTGGTGGGAAGAcaattgttttcaaattgttaatTGCCATTCATTATAGCAAGTTTATAGGCCGGAGTTAACAGCAAAAGCAGTAAGATTAATTTACCTTTGAtgtcatcacgacctttaacagGCCTAGCCCTTCTTTCTAGCATTTCAATCAAAATGTTTACAGTTTTGTCGATACCCTTCTTCAAAGACACTGGATTTGCACCAGATGTAACACTTAATAGACCACGCTTAATGATTTCCCTGGCAAGAACTGATGCAGTTGTTGTCCCATCACCAGCAGAATCATTTGTTAGGCTTGCAACCTTCACCATAATAAATTTGGAAGCATCAAATACACAAATCCAGGAATACAATAAATATGACAATTGTTCTTAAACTGTCTGTCTGTAGAACAATTAACCAAATTCAGAACAGTTTTAACAACGATCTTGAAGTACCCCCCAATGGAAGAAAATGACCAACCTCTCTGATAAGGGCGGCACCTGCATTTTCCATAGCATCAGGTAGCTCTATGGCTCGAGCAATCGTGACTCCATCATTAACCACCTTCGGGGTATCATAGTCATCTAAAACCACATTCCTCCCTATAGGAAAGTAAACAGATGATCATGAGTTAAAATGCACTAATTGCAGAACTGCTGGAGGAGACACATATAACATTGATACATCTGTTAAATGTCTTATGTTTAAAGACTTATCGTCCACATGTATGGTCATCAATTCTCTACTTCAGTTCACTCCCTCCCTTAAGCACACCACATAATAGTCAACTAGATACGCTAAAAGTACTACGAGACAGAATAAATCTATAGCTCTAGTTGTGGGGATGTTACAAAGAATCCAACAAATAATCAGGTCGGACTTATTATCTGCCTCAATCATATATAGCTCGctatgaaatgaaagaaatggcTCATAGAGAGAAAGTAAAAGAACTTAAGTTATCATATTGGGTTTCAAACCATAAGATATCAAAATATGAACTACACTTAAATCCCAAGTTAATTGGGtgattatatgaaactcatcttAGTTTGACTACTTTAACTCTTGTCATCAAATTGCTGGCAAGACAAAAACTTTCTCCGACCTTAGAACCGGGTTAGTTTGCAGATGTGGTTGGTTCAAACTTCAAAACTTCCAACCTCCATAAAAACAATACTACTAAAAAGGAAAGCTTAAATTGATCTGCAAGACAAAGATGAAGCAGAGGGAACATACCCTTAGGACCAAGAGTGAGACCAACAACATCAACGAGCTTATCAATACCAGCCTGAAGGGCACTTCTTGATTTCTGGTCATATGCGATTTCTTTAGCATTTGCCCTTACTATTAACCGACTCTTTGAAGCCTTGTTATTGTGGAACTTCTGCCCCTGCAATTGGTTCACCCTTCTACCCTTCAAACCCACCTGCATTGACACCCCCAATAGACCAACAAAACAGATAAAAACCACAACTTTAAACAGATAAAAGCAGATCACAACTAAGAAGATAATAAAGATCACAACTCTAAGCAAATAATTAAAGATCCCAACAAACAATATAATATAAAAGACCCAAGTGAGGAAACGAAGTTAAAAATGCACCTGTTTAGATGAAGAGGATATGATAGAGGCAGTGGAGATCGCATTTGCAGATGCCATTATCAGAAGAAAGAGTATAGTGAAGAGGGTTTAAGCAGCCAGCTGCAATGAAAGCCTTTTTGCTCGGAGTAACTGTAAGGGCGAGGTAGGTGGGTTTTGGAGGGAGCAGTAAAGGTTAGGTGAAGTATTCGAAAAAGCTAATTACACAAGCATTCTAAAGTTAGAACCTTTACACAATGAATGAAGTAATTTAAAAAGAAGAGTTTAAGTTATAGAGTATTTTTTACAATATCAAATCGTCTTTGCATATAGTAAGTAGctaaactattttatttttaagactataaattttatattttcaagaGACTTAACTtgtaaaaatctatattttaTACAGCGATTTTTTGCTTTGCTTTTTTCAGAAGATTGTCGTGAAAAACGTGCGTCAATTTGGATTCGGGCTGTTTACCTACTACTACTATTTCATTGCATTTCCTTTTTATTGCCATGTCACAAATCATTATAATCCCGTCGTGGCCCTCTGTTAATTGTCTGTTTCTCTTTCTCGACTTGTGTGATGGTTGCTTCGATTTTCTCTTCTCAGCATGTGATTTCTGTAAAATTTTAATGCTCTCCGGTTGCACGAAAATCTCAACAATATGGAATATTTAATAATTACTTTTAATCCTGTTTAATAAAAAAGTATAATTTTCGTctaaactattaaatttatgtAGTAATGGGTTAAATCTATTTAATGATAATAACTCTAGATGCGAATTTTGAGAACGTGTGTGAGATGGGACAGATCCAGTGAAGGTgtaactagcaataaataacaataaatgacatcaaagtaaatagaatgaatgattcacccaataaataaTGAGTCAGACGAATGTTCCTCCttacaatgatgaatgacagataACTTCAAGATTTGTTCGAACTATTCTCGGATTCGGTGGAAAAGTGTGAAATAATATGGGCAAGAATCTTGATAAAAAGGTAGTTTTTGTATCTTTACGAGAGAGAATCTTTCGATAAAGTCTACTCTTATCACCATGAATATTACCTGCCCTTTTCCCTTCCCTTTTTCCCTATTTATTTGAGACATGTCTCTAACAaatcctaatagtacaagtgcagagaatattcactagaatgttctctttaatatcctatttcaaaaactagttgttgttgttctgccAACGGTGCTTGACCTCGGCCATTGTTGCCATCTTTACCACGAACCTCGTTGTTCCCTAGCCGACCTCGGTTGATTCTTTCCGTAATGCTGCATTACCCTAAATATTTTAGgacagattttgacctatacagttagtccttcCGCTTATTGAGGCCGGCCTCAGGCGGGCTCAATGAGCGGATATTGTGTAACGTGATCAAAGCATTTAGACGGTATGAACAAGTCGTGATGATTGGGGCGAGTTGGCAGCGTGTCACTTTGTGAGCCGCACTTTCTAGGTCATATGTCCCACGAATCAGGATGACGTCATGGCGACATGCATCATTGTGACGCAATTTCCTCATACGTTGCTTCATTTCGTGCGCGCCTTCTTATTGAATATGTCGCTTCGGTTACAGTGCCAGGTAATGATGGATTAATTCCTTAGTTTTGATGCCTGAATTTTTATAAATAGGGGTGTGTGGGTAATGTTCCAATCTTTACGAAACCTCTTGCATCCAAAAAACTatgtatcttcttcttcttccattgtttgaaatttcTTACTAGTTTTAGTGATTCTCGCTGCTTCTAACATTTCCTTGCTCGAACATCTTTCCTTAATCAACATGACTAATGTGTTCTCTGTTTCTGGTATGGCAATTGATCATGTCCCTTTGGCAGTGCTTATACCCCTTCACGTTGATAGAGTTTCTGTCGCCATAGAGGAAGAAAACTTTCCTACGGTGGAGGAAATAATCCCTCGTAGTGAGAAAGTTAGGTCCGATTTCTCGAAGGCAACTAAAGGTGAGCTTGAAATTTCGGAGTAGCAATGGGAGAGGCCAATCTGAGCTTAGGACAAAATTCAATATCCCTGCCCACATCGATCTGATCCCAGCAGGGCGCGACGTGGTGCAAATCCACCGTCCCAGATATTGCACGTTTTACGCGTATCCTTTCTAGGTCGGCTATACTCTCCCCCTTCTCCCATTGGCAGAGGAATTTTACCGCTATTACGGTGTCTGCCCGGCCCAACTCTCTCCGTACATTTACAAGCTTATTAGGATGCTCTCAAAATTTGCCGAGTTGGCCGAAGTCGAGGTCACACTGCACCATCTGGTACATCTCTTCGCCCCTAGCTTTTATAGGGGGCGATGTTGCATCTTCACCACCGAGAAGGTAAatgcttggtggtgaagatggacgataaagCAAATCGTCAGTTCTGGCTCAACTACTTCTTCGTCAGAACCGGGGACGTGGTAGCCAATGCGGACGGCTTTTCTGAGACCTGGAATCGCGCTCGTAAATGCCTCTATTTTGTGAAAGGTATTTGATTTGTTTGTTTCTAGTCGTAGGTTCTAACATTTTCTGTTCCATGTACAGCTAAAGTCGCGCCTCCTCCTTTGGTCGAGGACATTTTTGACTGGGTTGGCCGAATTCTACCTCACTCGGTAGGGATTCGTGAGTGGTCGGGCTTTCTCAAGAGGTTCGGGCTTGCTTCTTATTTGGCCGGTGAGTTCGTCTATTATTTTTAGTTATCCTTTGACCACATGGTTGCTTGCACGCTACAGTTCATTATTGGTGGTGACGAAACTTATTCTTTTTCAGTTCGAGGGTCTTCGAGGAGGCCGAGGGCTCCTCCTCCTGCGTTTCGCAAGAGGAAAGTTGCTTCTTCTTTGGAGTGCGTTCCTACTGTGACTGAGGCTAGTCCTGCTCGGTCATCTGCCTCTGTTCGTTCTTCTGCTACGACCAGGCCTACTCATTCGTCGACCATACCTACTTCTGCTTCCGTACCGTCTTATTATGTGTCCGCGAATATATGGACAGCGGAGTTTCCGACTTCTCCTTTGCTTTATCTAGTGGACGAGGACGAGGAATTGTCGCCGAGTGGTGGTAATTTGGTTCCCCGCAAGAGAAGATCGGTGGACATCGGCGAAGGGGTTGTTCGAGCGGTGGATTCAGTGACGGGCGATTTTGTCATCCGAGAAATGGCGACCATAGAGCTTGAAGATGATGCTGAGTTATCGCCTGTAGTTCCGCCATCGACTAAAGCCACAGAGGTTATGTCTCTTCCTGAAACCATGATGGAATCTGAAAGGTCGTCGGCGAAAGTCCCTGATAATCTGCGGCGGGATGAGCCATCGGCTTCGCGACTGGCCGAGGATCCTTCTTCGATGGCCGACATAAAAGGAAAGTGCGTAGCCAAGGATGGTTACGAGACGGGCTCTGATGTGGATGCCGATGAGGTAAGGATGATGGGGGAGGGATTTACCCGACTCGAAGTAAGGTTGGAGGGGTCCACGCGGACTATTACGATCCCTATGGATCGAGATTTATTGGTCAACACGGAGGACATGGTCCCTTCTCATGGTACCCTCTGTTCTGATGTGGAGGGTAAAACCCTCGAAAAGCTGAAGGATGCTACCTTATCTAGGAGCATAGCCGGCCTCGCTCTTAGGGTAAGCTTTTTGATCCCTctcatttttgtttgtcgagttCAAAATTTGTTTCGTTCTTACTCTTCATTTTGTTTTCCTCTTTCTTTCAGACTGTGATTTTGAAGATTGAAAGCGCCCAAAGAGAGGAGAGGCATAAGGCTATTTTTCTGAAGATGGAGAGAAAATACCGCGAGT is drawn from Nicotiana tabacum cultivar K326 chromosome 22, ASM71507v2, whole genome shotgun sequence and contains these coding sequences:
- the LOC107769050 gene encoding ruBisCO large subunit-binding protein subunit alpha, with the translated sequence MASANAISTASIISSSSKQVGLKGRRVNQLQGQKFHNNKASKSRLIVRANAKEIAYDQKSRSALQAGIDKLVDVVGLTLGPKGRNVVLDDYDTPKVVNDGVTIARAIELPDAMENAGAALIREVASLTNDSAGDGTTTASVLAREIIKRGLLSVTSGANPVSLKKGIDKTVNILIEMLERRARPVKGRDDIKAIASISAGNDDDIGTMIADAIDKVGPDGVLTIESSSSFETTVHVEEGMEIDKGYISPQFMTNQEKLIVEFENARVLVTDQEISAIKDIMPLLEKSTELRAPLLIIAGDLTGEALATLVVNKLRGVLNVAAIRAPGFGQRRKALLQDIAIVTGAEYQATELGMLVENTPVEALGFARKVTISKDSTTILADDASKDEIQTRISQLKKELDMTDSISDSEKLAERIAKLSGGVAVIKVGAATEAELEDRKLRIEDAKHATFAAIEEGIVPGGGAALVHLSTYVPAIKDNLEDPDEKLGADIVQKALVAPASLIAQNAGVEGEVVVEKIKASKWKMGYNAMTDKYENLVEAGVIDPAMVTRCALQNAASVAGVVLTTQAIVVDKHTPKAPAFAPPQGLPM